The following proteins are co-located in the Scomber scombrus chromosome 2, fScoSco1.1, whole genome shotgun sequence genome:
- the adra2a gene encoding alpha-2A adrenergic receptor: MGFDNDTNQTLSGVASYSIRISLPLTVLVGLMILLTVFGNVLVVIAVFTSRALRAPQNLFLVSLASADILVATLVMPFSLANELMGYWYFGEVWCEIYLALDVLFCTASIAHLCAISLDRYWSITQAIEYNLKRTPRRIKCIIFIVWVIAALISFPPLITMEKENSEEDRVCKINNDKWYVISSCIVSFFLPCLIMVLVYVRIYQIAKKRTRAPPGDRKHKEMAKTAAAANQKNGLGVTKGEDKLCHEKLNGERDIKLKEGVGGEGGADEEKDEVNGVDIEESSSSDHKVNNPCSIKKKAAKGKTKLSQIKPGDNEVPKRVLSTKGSRWKGRQNREKRFTFVLAVVIGVFVICWFPFFFTYMLMTLCESCPVPDTLFKFFFWFGYCNSALNPIIYTIFNNDFRRSFKKILCRRDTRRYV, translated from the coding sequence ATGGGGTTCGACAACGACACCAACCAGACTCTTTCAGGAGTGGCCTCTTACAGCATCCGGATCTCCCTGCCGCTCACAGTTCTGGTGGGGCTCATGATCCTGCTGACAGTATTTGGTAATGTGCTGGTGGTCATAGCTGTGTTTACAAGCCGGGCCCTGAGAGCTCCGCAGAACTTATTCCTGGTGTCGTTGGCATCAGCGGACATTTTGGTGGCTACCCTCGTCATGCCCTTCTCCTTGGCCAACGAGCTCATGGGATACTGGTACTTTGGTGAGGTGTGGTGTGAGATATATCTGGCACTTGATGTTCTTTTCTGCACCGCCTCCATTGCTCACCTCTGTGCTATCAGCTTAGACCGTTACTGGTCCATCACACAGGCCATCGAGTACAACCTGAAGAGGACACCGCGCCGCATCAAGTGCATCATCTTCATTGTGTGGGTCATCGCAGCTTTGATCTCCTTCCCACCTCTAATCACCATGGAGAAAGAAAATAGCGAGGAGGACCGTGTTTGCAAGATCAACAATGACAAGTGGTATGTCATCTCCTCCTGCATcgtctccttcttcctcccttgtcTCATCATGGTCCTGGTGTATGTGCGGATCTACCAGATCGCCAAAAAGAGGACGCGGGCACCACCAGGGGACAGGAAGCACAAGGAGATGGCAAAGACGGCTGCTGCTGCCAACCAGAAGAATGGGTTGGGTGTAACCAAGGGCGAGGATAAGCTCTGCCATGAGAAGCTGAACGGCGAGCGGGACATCAAGCTGAAGGAGGGAGTGGGAGGTGAAGGGGGAGCAGATGAGGAGAAAGATGAGGTCAACGGGGTGGACATTGAGGAGTCGTCCTCCTCCGATCACAAAGTGAACAATCCCTGCTCGATCAAAAAGAAAGCGGCCAAGGGGAAAACCAAACTGAGCCAAATCAAACCCGGGGACAACGAGGTCCCAAAGCGGGTGCTGAGCACTAAGGGCAGTCGCTGGAAGGGCCGGCAGAACCGAGAGAAACGCTTCACATTCGTCCTGGCTGTGGTCATCGGAGTGTTTGTCATCTGCTggtttccctttttctttacATACATGCTGATGACACTGTGTGAGTCCTGCCCCGTCCCCGACACCCTGTTCAAATTCTTCTTTTGGTTTGGCTATTGCAACAGTGCGCTAAACCCCATCATTTACACCATCTTCAACAATGACTTTAGGAGGTCGTTCAAAAAGATACTATGCAGGAGGGACACAAGACGATATGTATGA